A stretch of the Pseudomonas sp. ACM7 genome encodes the following:
- a CDS encoding ornithine cyclodeaminase family protein — MTSTPYVITQAQASELLVQVDVPQILRKLFRDLAAGQAVQPAQQLVEFPRGAGDFINYLGVLAEDGVYGVKTSPYIVREQGPLVTAWTLLMSMQTGQPLLLCDAGELTTARTAATTAVAVDALAPLKARRLAIIGSGKVARAHLHYVKGLRDWQSISLYSPSLSDKNPEVLAQLQSLDPRLTIVDSREAAVQDADVIMLCTSSAAPVIDPSSLSKPALITSISTNAPRAHEVPPQSLNDMQVFCDYRLTTPGSAGEMLIAGEQHGWDKGAIIGDLPDLLSEKVQRPGYDRHVFFRSIGLGLEDIALANALYRLQP, encoded by the coding sequence AGGCCAGCGAGTTGCTGGTGCAGGTCGACGTGCCGCAGATCCTGCGCAAACTGTTCCGCGACTTGGCCGCCGGGCAAGCTGTGCAACCGGCGCAGCAACTGGTGGAGTTCCCGCGGGGCGCTGGCGATTTCATCAACTACTTGGGCGTATTGGCCGAAGACGGCGTGTACGGGGTCAAGACCTCGCCGTACATCGTTCGAGAACAAGGCCCGCTGGTAACCGCCTGGACGCTGCTGATGTCGATGCAGACCGGCCAGCCGTTGCTGCTCTGCGATGCCGGTGAACTGACCACGGCACGCACCGCCGCAACAACCGCAGTGGCGGTCGACGCCCTCGCCCCGCTGAAGGCCCGACGCCTGGCGATCATCGGCAGCGGCAAGGTCGCCCGGGCGCACTTGCACTACGTCAAAGGCCTGCGCGACTGGCAGAGCATCAGCCTCTACTCGCCGAGCCTGAGCGACAAGAATCCCGAAGTATTGGCACAGCTCCAAAGTCTCGATCCACGCCTGACCATCGTCGACAGTCGTGAAGCAGCGGTTCAAGACGCCGACGTGATCATGCTCTGCACCTCATCCGCAGCCCCGGTGATCGACCCGTCAAGCTTGAGCAAACCGGCACTGATCACCTCCATCAGCACCAACGCACCGCGTGCCCACGAAGTGCCGCCGCAGAGCCTCAATGACATGCAAGTGTTCTGCGACTATCGTCTGACCACCCCGGGCTCGGCCGGCGAGATGCTGATTGCCGGTGAACAGCATGGTTGGGATAAGGGCGCGATCATCGGCGACCTGCCTGACCTGCTCAGCGAAAAAGTCCAGCGCCCTGGCTACGACCGTCATGTGTTCTTCCGCTCCATTGGCCTGGGCCTGGAAGACATCGCACTGGCCAATGCCCTTTACCGCTTGCAGCCCTGA